aagaacagaaactactacaacaataaagaaaaacaaaacaaaataaaaagataatttgtAGGAAATATTCTTGTTATAGGATATTAATTCATATTTGGAAGATTAGAAATcattaaagaaagcaaaaatgCATGCCTCCAATCTCTAATTTCTTGATTCCAAAGAGGTAGGATCATTTGAAAATACTAAATAGATATGAATAATGCTATTCTTGGCCTCAAATATCCCGAGATTTGTGACAGATCCacaattttctgatttttttaaggaatttCTTATGCTCATAAGTGCTACTAATTAGGCTACTGGTAactattatatatgcatggctCATGAGCAACTAGTAGAATTACAAGGTAAAGTCACTAATCAAAatggatattaaaaaaaaatacatgtcacagagttaaaagagagagagagaaaaaaaaaatctactttcttCTTCTAAATCTCATACCACAATTTGCCCTCAACACTAACaagtaaaaccctaaaccacAGTTTCCATTAACaccaaaagccaaaaaaaaaaaaaaaaaaaagaagaaataaacagAAGAGTGAAAGAGCTGTTCATTTCAGACCATTTCCCGGAGTCGAAATTGCCAAATCCGGCCAAGAAAAGCAATCTCCTCCAACAAACCCGGACTCATCATTCTCGAACTGCCACGTGCTTCCCATTCCCGTAGCACCACCATTAGCACCGACGAAAACACCCGCACCGCCACCATCTCCGACTCCGTTAAAAGGCCAGACCCCTCTGCCGAGCCCGAATCCCATTTCCTCAAACCCGGGACAAAGACCAAATCCGAACCCACCCACCGCCAAAAAAGCAGGCCCCTGTGTGTTTAGCAGCGAAGTGAAACTCCCACAAACGCTCACATTACCCTTCCCGTCACCCCCAAACTGTACAGACGAGCTCTGGTTGGGCGTGAGGGGCAGCAGGAAAGGGGAGGCAGTTAACGGGTCGACCCGGGAAGTAGCGGTGGAGGACGCCATGGTTGTGGCTGTGGCGGTGCGAGAGCGCTTGGCGTTCTTTCGGGAGCCGCCGCCAACGGGTATGTCACGGAGGGTGCCGCCGTGAGTCCAGTAGCGGCGGCAGGACTTGCAGAAGTGGCGGGGCTGAGAGAAGTTGTAGTTGTTGTAGTAACAGAACTTGGTGTTGGTGGAGTCGCAGCGCGGGCACGGTAGTTGTTCTTGTTCCGGTGGTGGGGCTCCTGGGTTGTGAGCTGCCTTGGTTTGCCTACGGTGCTCGCCGGAGTCGGAAGACATTTTGGGTTGTGATCAGTGTGTCTGGATAGCTACGAAAGGTTGCTTTTTTTTGGACCAGaatgttgaagaagaagatcaggATGAGGATGAAGAGTAGGATGCAGGCTGGCTTTGGTACTTGCGAGTTTGATGGAGGGGAGGGATTATATGGAGAGAGGgatcaaagagagagagagaatatgttGGTGGAGATGGTGCAGGAGGAGCAGCTGCAAACAGGGGACATAATTGAGACGAATAGTAGCGCAGAGTGAGTAGCTTTTACAGTGTTCTGTTAAGCACGACATTTCAGTCGGCTTCAGAAATGGGATACTGTTTTGGTCGGCTACACAGCTAGATAGCAGAGCGGCTCTTGCCCATTTTCCTTTATGATTCTCTATTATTAtcccctttttgtttttttcactcACTCTTCCTTGGTAGGAATTAAGGGATGCATCGATAGATTCTTCCTTAAATATTTAAGCCCCTGAACTACTAGATCCCATAATTTTATAACCAGTACCTGTACTGCTCTTATTTAAGAATATCCCATAatgtttttttctaattttagaatatttattcatgtaaatttttttaatatatattaaatgcgTTTAgataagaatttaatggaatttttATTCCAATATGTAACATCAACTatacatattttacaattattatttgaaatttaggtttaaaattaaaaaagtgataattttataataaataaataaataaaacgaaCAAACAGCAAATAAATATATGACGATCATGACTAACgctgtgtgtgtgtttttttctttctacatgTGTCTTTTACTTTTTCGGCAGATGGAGTCTGCATTTTCTATTCAAGCGGGCTATAATGCGCCAGTTTGTAGGACTAGGCTTGTGCACAATTTTCTTCTCCATCTGCCAAGGAAAATCTAACTAATTCCATGAAGAAAATCTGCTGGCTGATACAAATCACCAGAGAAAAAATGCTCATGCCTTTACATGTAGGCTGTAGCTGCAAAATGGAAATGTAGTAGATAAATAGCAACGTGCACGCTCAACATGAACTAAGGCCTCATTATCCTATTACCTATAGGGTAATGTTTCGGATCACGTTtggataattttatctttaaaattataataatatttttttaaaattacaataaatcttatttaataataaatttatacacGTAATCCTTACTTGAAGactttacctatatatatatatatgataccatgcatgcatgccaattAAGCTGAATACAAAGTGTCCATTaatgggaatatatatatatattaaaataagtagACTAATTATTCAACAGATCAaccaattaaaataattagtagaATCTGTGGGTGATATTTTCACTAGTGGATCCCATTTTGAAATGATTACTTTTGACTGCAAGGATAATCACCACTAAGTCTTGTCACCTTACATATTGACAAAATTAGCAAAGTATATTAGGCAATTTGACATGTTTCAATTTATCTATCAAAGAacatgcaaaaataaataaaaataaaaataaaa
This window of the Juglans regia cultivar Chandler chromosome 12, Walnut 2.0, whole genome shotgun sequence genome carries:
- the LOC109018951 gene encoding dof zinc finger protein DOF3.4; translated protein: MSSDSGEHRRQTKAAHNPGAPPPEQEQLPCPRCDSTNTKFCYYNNYNFSQPRHFCKSCRRYWTHGGTLRDIPVGGGSRKNAKRSRTATATTMASSTATSRVDPLTASPFLLPLTPNQSSSVQFGGDGKGNVSVCGSFTSLLNTQGPAFLAVGGFGFGLCPGFEEMGFGLGRGVWPFNGVGDGGGAGVFVGANGGATGMGSTWQFENDESGFVGGDCFSWPDLAISTPGNGLK